Proteins from a genomic interval of Phocoena phocoena chromosome 20, mPhoPho1.1, whole genome shotgun sequence:
- the C5AR1 gene encoding C5a anaphylatoxin chemotactic receptor 1, producing MILLVVVLDSMTNSTSDYYDYSNWTDPNISTDDSSQSRRLHIPDVIALVIFAVVFLVGVPGNALVVCVTGSEVKRTINAIWFFNLAVADLLSCLALPVLFASIVLHNHWSFGDAACGILPSLILLNMYASILLLATISADRFLLVFNPIWCQNYRGARMAWAACGVAWALALLLTIPSFMYRKVHVEYFPPKITCVLDYGKDGSGIERAVAIIRLVMGFLGPLVTLIVCYTFLLIRAWSRSATRSTKTLKVVVAVVISFFVFWLPYQVTGTMMFFSHKTNLKSVSSLDALCVSVAYINCCINPIIYVVAAQGFHTRFLKSLPSRIRGVLAEESVGRDSKSNTCSTVDTPALKSQEV from the exons ATGATACTGctggtggtggtgttg GACTCCATGACTAATAGCACCTCTGATTACTACGATTATAGCAACTGGACCGACCCCAACATATCGACGGATGACTCTTCCCAAAGTCGCAGGCTGCATATTCCAGATGTGATCGCCCTGGTAATCTTTGCAgtcgtcttcctggtgggagtGCCAGGCAACGCCCTGGTGGTCTGTGTGACGGGGTCCGAGGTTAAGCGAACCATCAATGCCATCTGGTTTTTCAACCTGGCAGTGGCTGACCTCCTCTCCTGTCTGGCGCTGCCTGTCTTGTTTGCATCCATTGTCCTGCACAACCATTGGTCCTTCGGTGATGCTGCCTGTGGAATTCTGCCTTCTCTTATCCTGCTCAACATGTATGCTAGCATCCTGCTTCTGGCCACCATCAGCGCCGACCGCTTCCTGCTGGTGTTTAATCCCATCTGGTGCCAGAACTATCGAGGGGCCCGCATGGCCTGGGCGGCCTGCGGTGTGGCCTGGGCCTTGGCTTTGCTGCTGACCATACCTTCCTTTATGTATCGTAAGGTCCATGTGGAATACTTCCCACCCAAGATAACGTGTGTGCTTGACTATGGTAAGGACGGTTCAGGTATAGAGAGGGCCGTGGCCATCATCCGGCTGGTCATGGGCTTCCTGGGGCCGCTGGTCACACTTATAGTCTGTTACACCTTCCTTCTGATCCGGGCTTGGAGCCGCAGTGCCACCCGTTCCACCAAGACTCTcaaggtggtggtggcagtggtgatcAGCTTTTTTGTCTTTTGGCTGCCCTACCAGGTGACAGGGACGATGATGTTTTTTTCCCACAAGACAAACTTAAAATCCGTGTCCAGTTTGGATGCCCTGTGTGTCTCCGTAGCTTACATCAACTGCTGTATTAACCCCATCATCTACGTGGTCGCTGCCCAGGGCTTTCATACCCGGTTCCTCAAGTCCCTCCCCTCCAGGATCCGGGGTGTGTTGGCCGAAGAGTCCGTGGGCAGGGACAGCAAGTCCAACACGTGCTCCACGGTGGACACCCCGGCCCTGAAGAGCCAGGAGGTGTAA